One part of the Bacillus sp. FJAT-45350 genome encodes these proteins:
- a CDS encoding site-specific integrase, whose protein sequence is MNFVQPIRDTKKINEIIEYLKNQSERNYMIFYLGINTGLRIKDILHLKVKNLNGHYISGLREFKTGKQKRLRITPSLYRELEKYCAGMKPNEYLFQSRNGKNRPIVRETAYKILREAAEACGVKEIGCHTLRKTYGYHFYLQTKDIALLQKLLNHTDQSETLRYIGVDQDAMDKAMRKFKIV, encoded by the coding sequence ATGAACTTTGTGCAGCCTATCAGAGATACGAAAAAAATTAATGAAATCATTGAGTACTTGAAGAATCAAAGCGAACGTAATTACATGATATTTTATTTAGGAATTAATACAGGTCTTAGAATAAAAGACATTTTACACTTAAAAGTAAAGAACCTTAATGGCCATTACATTAGTGGACTTAGAGAGTTTAAAACAGGTAAACAAAAGAGACTTAGAATTACTCCTTCTCTGTATAGGGAGCTAGAAAAGTATTGTGCTGGTATGAAGCCAAATGAATATCTCTTCCAGTCACGGAACGGAAAGAATAGACCAATCGTTAGAGAAACTGCTTATAAGATTTTACGTGAAGCAGCAGAAGCGTGTGGAGTTAAAGAGATTGGTTGTCACACTCTTCGCAAGACATATGGGTATCACTTTTATTTACAAACGAAAGACATAGCCTTATTACAAAAGCTATTAAATCATACAGACCAATCAGAAACATTGCGTTACATTGGCGTTGATCAAGATGCAATGGATAAGGCCATGAGAAAATTTAAAATCGTTTAA
- the terS gene encoding phage terminase small subunit: MPRNINPNRLEALKIWLKSGREKQPKEIAEELNVSANQVRKWKCIDKWEDIPNTPNKRGAPYRNKNAVGNNGGAPLGNQNAYKHGMFAKWLPNDEETLEIYEATRAMPMLDLLYEEIRIAFTNFIRAQKIMFVRDINDETKVLKKQKKQIERDKNEHGEVESYETFVEEEWEYQHAWDKQAKALTSQAAAMRNITSKVKQYEELLRTLPPEEVKEEQRLRITKMKADIKAAESKAW, from the coding sequence TTGCCTAGAAACATAAATCCTAATCGTTTAGAGGCTCTTAAAATTTGGTTGAAAAGTGGAAGAGAAAAGCAGCCGAAAGAGATAGCTGAAGAATTAAATGTATCTGCTAACCAAGTTAGAAAGTGGAAATGCATTGATAAGTGGGAAGACATTCCTAATACACCAAATAAAAGAGGAGCACCTTATCGTAATAAAAATGCAGTCGGCAATAACGGCGGGGCGCCATTAGGAAATCAAAACGCTTATAAACATGGAATGTTTGCGAAGTGGCTTCCTAATGATGAAGAGACTCTAGAAATTTATGAAGCTACAAGAGCAATGCCAATGCTGGATTTATTGTATGAGGAGATAAGAATAGCTTTTACTAACTTCATAAGAGCTCAAAAGATCATGTTTGTTAGGGATATAAACGATGAAACAAAAGTATTGAAAAAACAAAAGAAGCAAATCGAGCGTGATAAGAATGAGCACGGTGAAGTTGAGTCCTATGAAACGTTTGTCGAAGAAGAGTGGGAATATCAACATGCATGGGACAAGCAAGCGAAAGCATTAACTTCCCAGGCAGCAGCAATGAGAAATATAACAAGTAAAGTTAAACAGTACGAAGAATTACTAAGGACTCTTCCTCCAGAAGAGGTAAAAGAGGAGCAACGTTTAAGAATTACAAAAATGAAAGCTGATATAAAAGCAGCAGAATCAAAGGCGTGGTAG
- a CDS encoding HNH endonuclease signature motif containing protein, producing the protein MAKYAILKSFYASEKWQRFRRIIVSERGPTCEHCGGLIAEPKDLHVHHIEELTPENVHDVSISLNPKMVMIVHHECHNKIHNRFGYKNKNRQVYIVYGPPLSGKTSFVKQYSTRGDLIVDIDRLYEAVTMLPSYDKPDQLLGNVIGIQSQLIDNIKTRYGKWNNAWVIGGYADKHKREKIANDLGAELIFCDVSKEECIRRLEIDVDRQYRQDEWRGYIEKWFSDYT; encoded by the coding sequence ATGGCGAAATATGCGATATTAAAATCTTTTTATGCTTCTGAGAAATGGCAAAGGTTTAGAAGAATAATTGTTAGTGAAAGAGGTCCAACGTGTGAACATTGCGGAGGGCTAATCGCTGAACCGAAAGATTTACATGTCCACCATATTGAAGAACTAACACCTGAGAATGTTCATGATGTAAGTATCTCTTTAAATCCTAAAATGGTTATGATTGTACATCATGAATGTCACAACAAAATACACAATCGATTTGGTTATAAGAATAAAAATAGGCAAGTGTATATTGTGTATGGTCCGCCTTTATCAGGAAAAACATCTTTTGTTAAACAGTATTCTACAAGAGGAGATTTAATAGTTGATATTGATAGACTTTATGAAGCTGTCACAATGTTACCTAGTTATGATAAACCTGACCAACTATTAGGTAATGTGATAGGAATTCAGAGTCAATTAATTGATAACATTAAAACTCGTTATGGTAAGTGGAATAATGCTTGGGTCATTGGTGGATACGCTGACAAACATAAGCGTGAGAAGATAGCTAATGATTTAGGAGCAGAGTTAATCTTTTGCGATGTAAGTAAAGAGGAATGCATAAGACGGTTAGAGATTGATGTTGATAGGCAGTACCGACAGGATGAATGGCGTGGCTATATTGAGAAATGGTTTAGTGATTACACATAG
- a CDS encoding terminase large subunit, with the protein MVDLDNNTIHGKHSYLLEYLNKIKSGEIIAGQELIQQLENLLQDLGSPDYIFDNTDSEFRIMFIEKFCKHTKSPFFGEPFLLELFQKALIEAAYSFKCSETKLRRFKKVILLISRKGGKTTLCAGLSNSEFFCGNGGADIVCSSNDDAQASIIFDEINSMREWSPALKKRSHKNQKGIFNLKNKSTVKKLSDRTRNKEGRNIDFAILDEVHEMKTNIIGKSIEQSQSTKDEPMLIMITTEGFVNDGYLDAELKYARKVLNGEIEDPTLLTWLYTQDSENEIWQDEKSWYKSNPSLGVVKKVSYLRDQLRKAQQDKAERVFTLAKDFNLKQNNATAWLAENEFINEATYKLEDFKNCVGLAAVDLSETTDLCCAKVLVMRKNDNKKYIITKYFIPEAKVVDGSVEDKKNYLEWARQGLIEVCPGNENDYSLITNWFVSLYKQYGIRIFKTGYDNWNAKYWIKEMEDIGFDTEKVGMDYNNLSNPMKLVEADLRSKLINYNNNPITRWNLGNTALKVNNLGQIMPVKVNDLQNRRIDGAVTLIILYAIYQRYKTEYLEMVR; encoded by the coding sequence ATGGTTGATTTAGACAACAACACCATCCACGGCAAGCATTCTTATCTGCTCGAATACCTAAACAAAATAAAATCAGGAGAAATCATAGCAGGACAAGAGTTAATTCAGCAGCTAGAGAACCTACTGCAAGATTTAGGTAGCCCTGATTATATTTTCGATAACACTGATTCGGAGTTTAGAATTATGTTTATTGAAAAGTTCTGCAAGCATACAAAGTCACCTTTCTTTGGAGAACCTTTCTTACTTGAGTTATTTCAAAAAGCACTAATTGAAGCTGCTTATTCTTTCAAGTGTTCTGAAACGAAGCTTAGGCGATTCAAAAAAGTAATATTACTCATCTCTCGCAAAGGCGGGAAAACAACTCTGTGTGCTGGATTAAGTAATTCAGAGTTTTTTTGTGGCAACGGCGGTGCTGACATCGTTTGTTCCAGTAACGATGATGCTCAAGCTAGTATTATTTTTGATGAAATAAACTCTATGAGAGAATGGTCACCAGCATTGAAGAAACGCAGCCATAAGAATCAAAAGGGTATCTTTAATCTCAAGAATAAATCAACTGTTAAAAAGCTCTCAGATAGGACTCGTAATAAAGAAGGGCGTAACATTGACTTTGCCATACTGGATGAAGTCCATGAGATGAAAACAAACATCATAGGTAAGTCTATTGAGCAGTCCCAGTCCACAAAGGATGAACCAATGCTTATTATGATTACGACTGAGGGGTTTGTTAATGATGGATACCTAGATGCAGAATTGAAATATGCTAGAAAGGTATTAAACGGTGAAATTGAGGATCCTACCCTATTAACGTGGCTATATACTCAAGATAGTGAGAATGAGATTTGGCAGGATGAAAAAAGCTGGTATAAATCCAATCCAAGTCTTGGAGTAGTAAAAAAAGTTTCATACCTTAGAGACCAATTAAGAAAAGCGCAACAAGATAAGGCAGAACGAGTATTTACATTGGCAAAAGATTTCAATTTAAAACAAAACAATGCAACTGCTTGGTTAGCTGAGAATGAATTTATTAACGAAGCTACATACAAACTAGAAGACTTTAAGAATTGTGTTGGCCTTGCTGCAGTCGATTTATCTGAAACTACTGACCTATGTTGTGCAAAGGTCCTTGTAATGAGGAAGAACGACAACAAGAAATATATTATTACAAAGTATTTCATACCAGAAGCAAAAGTTGTGGATGGAAGTGTTGAAGATAAAAAAAATTACTTGGAATGGGCTAGGCAGGGATTGATTGAAGTTTGTCCAGGTAACGAAAATGACTATAGTCTTATTACAAATTGGTTTGTGAGTCTCTACAAACAGTACGGTATTAGGATATTTAAAACAGGTTATGACAACTGGAATGCGAAGTATTGGATTAAAGAGATGGAGGACATTGGCTTCGATACTGAAAAAGTTGGAATGGATTATAACAACCTGTCTAATCCGATGAAACTGGTTGAAGCAGATTTAAGAAGTAAGCTCATTAACTATAACAATAATCCGATCACACGCTGGAATCTTGGTAATACTGCTTTGAAAGTTAATAACCTTGGTCAAATTATGCCAGTTAAAGTGAACGACTTACAGAATCGTAGGATAGACGGTGCAGTTACGCTAATTATCTTATACGCTATCTACCAGCGTTACAAAACAGAGTACTTAGAAATGGTGAGATAG
- a CDS encoding phage portal protein, whose amino-acid sequence MFKDNSTKQYTHAQMLNGYIPIFSQFGDSIYASDVVQTCIDVIATECSKLRPKHIRTDSNDIQTVVNGSINRLFKFSPNELMTTRDFIEKTIWLLFMNYNAFIYPTYDIVTKNGVSRREYTGFYPLNPTQVDFLQDESGRLFIKLTFNTGQNYTLPYSDIVHLRKKFSVNEVMGGGANGQPDNAAILKVLGINDSVLQGLEKSIKSSLSIRGILKINTMLDDGKQDEERKRFEQAIKNSDTGILPMDLKGEYQDIKVDPKLVDKDTLDFLDNKILKFFGVSVPILTGDFTDEQYQAFYERTLESLIISLGQAFSKTLFTKRELEVGNEIVFYQRDMMYLNTKSKLSLIKTAGEQGLLTDNQKLQILGYGPIEGGERRTQSLNYISRDIIDEYQLKHGEIKVRKGDEGGQEE is encoded by the coding sequence ATGTTTAAAGACAACAGTACCAAGCAATATACCCACGCACAAATGTTAAATGGATATATTCCTATATTCAGTCAATTTGGAGATAGTATTTATGCATCTGATGTTGTTCAGACTTGTATAGATGTAATAGCTACTGAATGCTCTAAGCTACGACCTAAACATATCCGTACTGACAGTAATGATATTCAGACTGTTGTAAATGGGAGCATCAATCGACTTTTTAAGTTTAGTCCTAATGAGTTGATGACAACGCGAGATTTTATTGAAAAGACAATTTGGTTGTTGTTTATGAACTATAACGCATTTATCTATCCAACCTATGACATAGTGACCAAGAATGGTGTTAGTCGAAGAGAATATACAGGGTTTTATCCGCTTAACCCTACACAGGTTGATTTTTTGCAAGATGAATCAGGAAGACTTTTTATAAAGTTAACCTTTAATACCGGTCAAAATTACACTCTGCCTTATTCTGACATAGTTCATTTACGAAAGAAGTTTTCAGTGAATGAAGTTATGGGTGGAGGTGCAAACGGACAACCTGACAATGCAGCTATATTAAAAGTACTGGGGATAAATGACAGTGTGTTACAAGGGTTGGAAAAATCAATTAAAAGTAGTCTATCTATTCGTGGTATTTTAAAAATAAATACTATGCTAGATGATGGTAAACAAGATGAAGAACGTAAAAGATTTGAACAAGCAATAAAAAACAGTGACACCGGAATACTTCCAATGGATTTAAAAGGGGAATACCAGGACATTAAGGTAGATCCCAAATTAGTAGATAAAGATACTTTAGACTTCTTGGACAACAAGATTCTAAAGTTTTTTGGCGTTTCAGTTCCGATTCTGACTGGTGACTTTACCGATGAGCAGTACCAAGCTTTTTATGAAAGAACATTAGAAAGTTTAATTATTAGTTTAGGACAAGCATTTAGTAAAACATTATTTACAAAGCGAGAACTAGAAGTTGGTAATGAAATCGTATTCTATCAACGTGACATGATGTATCTGAACACTAAAAGTAAGTTATCACTAATCAAGACAGCGGGAGAACAAGGCTTATTAACTGATAACCAAAAGCTTCAGATACTTGGATATGGACCAATAGAAGGTGGAGAACGGCGAACACAGAGCTTGAATTATATTAGTCGTGACATTATCGATGAATATCAGCTTAAGCACGGTGAAATAAAAGTAAGGAAGGGTGATGAAGGTGGACAAGAAGAATAA
- a CDS encoding HK97 family phage prohead protease — protein MDKKNKVIRFNEIHELRAAQPTEENGAIVEGYAIVYDEETNIGGWFRETIRAGALIGANLKDVPFFVHHQRNKIPLARSRNNNSNSTLQLRVDDRGLYFKAELDTENNSEAKALYSAVNRGDITGMSFAFSVLEEAWRDKDKEVPLREIIKFDKIFEISALSTPQYQGSDINARSEPLDSADKQALDNALRSKETDDSENEQGQKELELERLKLNLL, from the coding sequence GTGGACAAGAAGAATAAGGTTATACGATTTAATGAAATACATGAATTACGTGCAGCCCAACCTACTGAAGAAAATGGTGCAATTGTAGAAGGGTATGCCATTGTTTATGATGAAGAAACAAATATTGGCGGTTGGTTTAGAGAAACAATTAGAGCGGGTGCATTGATTGGAGCGAACTTAAAGGATGTTCCTTTTTTTGTTCATCATCAAAGAAATAAAATACCTCTTGCTCGAAGTCGAAACAATAATAGTAATTCAACACTGCAACTGAGAGTCGATGATCGAGGACTTTATTTTAAAGCAGAATTAGATACTGAAAATAATAGTGAAGCAAAGGCCTTATACTCCGCTGTTAATCGTGGAGACATTACGGGAATGAGCTTTGCCTTTTCAGTTCTGGAAGAAGCTTGGAGAGATAAAGACAAAGAAGTTCCTCTAAGGGAAATTATTAAGTTTGATAAGATTTTTGAAATATCAGCGTTATCAACACCCCAATATCAGGGGTCTGATATAAATGCTCGGAGCGAACCACTGGATAGTGCGGACAAGCAAGCATTGGATAATGCGTTGCGCTCAAAAGAAACGGATGATTCTGAAAACGAGCAAGGGCAAAAAGAATTAGAGTTAGAAAGACTAAAACTAAATTTATTATAG
- a CDS encoding phage major capsid protein, producing the protein MKDWLKKQLKAKEEARAALKEKGKKSENVEEVRSIGEQIESLDKEIAEFRSQIEAIEKEEGQDEKRQQQDFLGEHEERSKPAGQLNALGTYGVGNGQIVGDEKREQDLTKTYEERGAALKEKRSVTFEIDEVPELRAVSIGGGTLINEKKYSKELNEKFSEVSSLVDVVSGVPLMGGESYAKGFEISSGEGDYTSEDGNYADAEPVFDYVTIGKAKITAYAEMTDESMKLPNVDYQSRVAKSIGEAIKKKITKQIIVGPGGANALTGIFNAPTNVIPTSTDIEVSAIDADTLDEIVFGYGGDEEVEGGGYLILNKRDLAAFAKVRSSDGKKLYKIKKDGNTGTISSDDSFEVPFIINSACAPISSDSTSADTYCMAYGMVKAYEMPIFSPITVEESRDFKFRTGQIAYRGSVWAGGNVAMHKGFVRVKKVAAV; encoded by the coding sequence ATGAAGGATTGGTTAAAAAAGCAATTAAAAGCAAAAGAAGAGGCTAGAGCTGCACTAAAGGAAAAAGGAAAGAAAAGCGAAAACGTTGAGGAAGTTCGTAGTATTGGGGAACAAATTGAATCGCTTGATAAAGAGATTGCCGAATTCCGTTCACAAATCGAGGCTATTGAAAAAGAAGAAGGTCAAGATGAGAAACGCCAGCAACAAGACTTCTTAGGAGAACATGAAGAGCGTAGCAAACCAGCAGGACAATTGAATGCGTTAGGCACTTACGGAGTAGGCAATGGTCAAATTGTTGGTGATGAAAAGCGAGAGCAAGATCTTACAAAAACTTATGAAGAGCGTGGAGCTGCATTAAAAGAAAAACGCTCAGTAACATTTGAAATTGACGAAGTACCTGAATTACGTGCGGTTTCAATTGGTGGAGGCACATTAATTAATGAAAAGAAATACAGCAAAGAATTAAATGAAAAATTCAGCGAAGTATCTTCATTGGTCGATGTGGTTAGTGGCGTACCACTTATGGGTGGTGAAAGCTACGCAAAAGGTTTTGAAATTTCAAGTGGTGAAGGTGACTATACTTCAGAGGATGGTAACTATGCTGATGCTGAGCCTGTATTTGATTATGTAACAATTGGCAAAGCAAAAATTACTGCTTATGCTGAAATGACTGATGAGTCTATGAAGCTACCTAACGTAGACTATCAATCTCGCGTAGCCAAAAGTATTGGCGAAGCTATTAAAAAGAAAATCACAAAGCAAATTATTGTTGGCCCAGGTGGAGCGAACGCATTAACTGGTATTTTTAATGCTCCAACAAATGTTATTCCAACTTCTACCGATATTGAAGTCTCTGCAATCGATGCTGATACATTAGATGAAATCGTATTTGGCTATGGTGGAGATGAGGAAGTAGAAGGTGGTGGCTATTTAATTCTTAATAAGCGAGACTTAGCTGCATTTGCAAAAGTTCGAAGCTCGGATGGTAAGAAGTTATACAAAATTAAGAAGGACGGTAACACAGGTACTATTTCATCTGATGATAGCTTTGAAGTTCCATTCATCATTAACAGTGCTTGTGCACCTATTTCTTCTGATTCGACTTCAGCAGACACATACTGCATGGCTTATGGTATGGTGAAAGCTTATGAAATGCCTATCTTCTCACCAATTACAGTGGAAGAATCAAGAGACTTTAAATTCCGCACAGGACAAATCGCTTACCGCGGATCTGTATGGGCTGGTGGTAACGTAGCGATGCATAAAGGATTTGTTCGTGTTAAGAAAGTAGCTGCAGTCTAA
- a CDS encoding head-tail connector protein, whose translation MTVQQIFQEEIKQFLRIDGEEDNNLVTSLIVAAEVYIKNATRPDVDTTLELYKTAVKLLVSNWYENREPIGKATTLAFSLESILIQLSHCGSDINESGKT comes from the coding sequence ATGACAGTTCAACAAATCTTTCAAGAAGAGATAAAACAGTTTTTAAGGATTGATGGCGAGGAGGATAATAATCTCGTTACTTCTCTAATTGTTGCAGCTGAAGTTTATATAAAAAATGCAACACGTCCAGATGTTGATACTACTCTTGAATTGTATAAAACAGCCGTAAAATTACTTGTTTCTAATTGGTATGAGAATCGTGAGCCAATTGGTAAAGCAACAACATTAGCTTTTTCACTAGAAAGCATTCTAATACAACTCTCTCACTGTGGAAGTGATATTAATGAATCCGGGAAAACTTAG
- a CDS encoding phage head closure protein, translating into MNPGKLRHRIDVYGNVKKVNELNKVNFSFEKLKTIFAEIVPQTGNMQRQQAETILTNVTHKIIVRYHAGKDITKDMEIHFRNSKFEIKYILNPYFKNETLEIFCVEVME; encoded by the coding sequence ATGAATCCGGGAAAACTTAGACATCGAATCGATGTGTACGGGAATGTGAAAAAAGTAAACGAACTCAATAAGGTAAATTTTAGCTTTGAAAAATTAAAGACTATATTTGCTGAAATAGTACCACAGACTGGTAATATGCAACGACAACAAGCCGAAACAATTCTCACCAATGTAACCCATAAAATCATTGTCCGTTATCATGCAGGTAAAGATATCACAAAAGATATGGAGATTCATTTTAGGAATAGTAAGTTTGAGATTAAATATATACTAAATCCTTATTTTAAAAATGAGACATTAGAAATCTTTTGTGTGGAGGTGATGGAATGA
- a CDS encoding HK97 gp10 family phage protein — protein sequence MSLEIKNLDKFEKMLVEKATKELPRETKQIMRKMGSKARTLTARNARSKVKKVTGSYHKSWKRGKLFFDGDKFVIRVYSGSRKAHLIEKGHRIVRNGREVGFVKGKNVLEESMKEFEDREMDQMLSDWLDNLLESGKL from the coding sequence ATGAGTTTAGAGATTAAGAACTTAGATAAATTCGAAAAAATGTTAGTAGAGAAAGCAACGAAAGAACTTCCGAGAGAAACTAAGCAGATTATGAGAAAAATGGGTAGTAAAGCAAGGACATTAACAGCTAGAAATGCTAGAAGTAAAGTTAAAAAGGTAACAGGTAGCTATCATAAGTCTTGGAAACGCGGTAAGTTATTTTTTGATGGAGATAAATTTGTAATACGTGTTTATAGCGGTTCACGTAAAGCTCACTTAATTGAAAAAGGACACAGGATAGTTAGGAACGGACGAGAAGTAGGCTTTGTAAAGGGAAAGAATGTTTTAGAAGAATCGATGAAAGAATTTGAAGACCGAGAAATGGACCAAATGTTAAGCGATTGGTTAGATAACCTCCTAGAGAGTGGGAAGTTATGA
- a CDS encoding phage tail terminator family protein produces MISYKDILNVITTKLIKEFRIEINSNDVKEGFKRPSFFVDFDNVRRSSTEEQIERGLTIRIYYFPSDRNKNEVELLDVQEELESLFELKLGVFDRSFNIIETFSEVTDGVLNFSFDIEYFEGKEIEEAEPMENLEFNNENN; encoded by the coding sequence ATGATTAGCTATAAAGATATTCTCAATGTTATAACTACAAAATTAATAAAAGAGTTTCGGATTGAAATTAACTCGAATGATGTGAAGGAAGGTTTTAAGCGACCTTCTTTTTTTGTTGATTTTGATAATGTTAGGCGCTCTTCCACAGAAGAACAGATTGAAAGAGGCTTAACGATTCGAATTTATTATTTTCCTAGTGACAGAAATAAGAATGAAGTTGAATTATTGGATGTTCAAGAGGAACTTGAATCTCTATTTGAGCTGAAATTAGGTGTATTTGATAGAAGTTTTAATATTATCGAGACATTTAGCGAAGTAACAGATGGCGTACTGAACTTCTCATTTGATATTGAGTATTTCGAAGGCAAGGAAATTGAAGAAGCTGAACCTATGGAAAACTTAGAATTTAATAATGAGAATAACTAA
- a CDS encoding phage tail sheath C-terminal domain-containing protein has product MGLPQIDIVFKGQAVTAVNRSAMGIVLLMVKDATANFLNDFIAYRDITQVNEENWSEENFDYISQAFMGTPSRVLVCNLGPEGTVSDGLQKSKSKKWNYLAVPFAEEETTSIASFIKSQRENEKKTFKAVLANEQADHEGIINFTTDEIVVGEKIYTTAEYTPRIAGILAGLPFTRSATYFSLPEVDSIKEHDDPDADIDNGQLILVNDGEEIKIGRAVNSLTSFTVKKTEDFSVIKVMEVMDMMHDDIYSTFKNEYVGKVQNIYDNQVLFFTSVNAYYQGLEGDVILDPNFDNRAEINVEAQRLAWETIGTDTSDWDDQKVKEMSFKRNVFTKGRVKIVDAIEDLEFQVSI; this is encoded by the coding sequence ATGGGCTTACCACAAATAGATATAGTATTTAAAGGTCAAGCAGTCACGGCCGTGAATCGAAGCGCAATGGGCATTGTACTTTTAATGGTAAAGGACGCAACAGCTAATTTTTTAAATGACTTCATTGCATACCGTGATATTACTCAAGTGAACGAAGAGAATTGGTCAGAGGAAAACTTTGATTATATTAGCCAAGCATTCATGGGTACTCCTTCTCGTGTTTTAGTATGTAATCTAGGTCCTGAAGGCACTGTATCAGATGGTTTACAAAAATCTAAATCAAAGAAATGGAATTACTTAGCTGTGCCGTTTGCTGAGGAAGAAACTACTTCAATTGCTAGTTTCATTAAGTCACAACGCGAGAACGAAAAGAAAACATTTAAAGCGGTTCTAGCTAATGAGCAAGCAGACCATGAGGGGATTATTAATTTCACCACTGATGAAATTGTGGTAGGAGAAAAAATCTATACGACAGCAGAGTATACGCCTCGTATTGCTGGAATACTTGCAGGTCTTCCATTTACTCGCTCAGCTACTTACTTCTCTCTTCCAGAAGTGGATTCAATTAAAGAGCATGATGATCCAGATGCAGATATTGATAATGGTCAATTAATTCTTGTGAATGATGGTGAAGAAATCAAGATTGGACGAGCTGTTAACAGTCTAACTTCTTTCACTGTGAAAAAAACAGAAGATTTTAGTGTGATCAAAGTAATGGAAGTTATGGATATGATGCATGATGATATCTATTCTACATTCAAGAATGAGTATGTAGGGAAGGTACAAAACATTTATGACAATCAAGTGTTATTCTTTACTTCAGTAAATGCCTATTATCAGGGGTTAGAGGGCGATGTGATTCTTGACCCTAACTTTGATAACCGTGCTGAAATTAATGTTGAGGCACAACGTTTAGCGTGGGAAACCATCGGTACGGATACATCCGATTGGGACGATCAAAAGGTAAAAGAAATGTCATTCAAGAGAAATGTGTTTACAAAAGGTAGAGTCAAGATTGTGGATGCAATTGAAGACTTAGAATTCCAAGTTTCTATATAA
- a CDS encoding phage tail tube protein, with amino-acid sequence MKKIKSNRIINGTYGAIWVNGEKWVDVDTFEAKVTVNYEDVNMAEDLATHKKMTGWAGEGSLTVKKVYSRGATLMANAVKTGQMPDITLVGKLADPDAFGSERVAIKEVTFNEFMLLKFEQKTLGTEEMPFNFADYDQIDLIPA; translated from the coding sequence ATGAAAAAAATAAAAAGTAATCGAATTATTAATGGAACATACGGCGCTATTTGGGTTAATGGTGAGAAGTGGGTTGATGTTGACACCTTCGAAGCGAAAGTAACAGTAAACTATGAAGATGTAAACATGGCAGAAGATTTAGCGACTCATAAAAAAATGACTGGTTGGGCTGGAGAAGGTTCATTAACAGTTAAAAAGGTTTATAGTCGCGGAGCTACTCTTATGGCAAACGCAGTAAAAACAGGACAAATGCCTGATATTACTCTTGTAGGTAAACTAGCAGACCCGGATGCGTTTGGTAGTGAACGTGTAGCTATTAAAGAAGTAACATTTAATGAGTTCATGCTTCTGAAATTTGAGCAGAAGACTTTAGGAACTGAAGAAATGCCATTTAACTTTGCTGATTATGATCAAATTGATTTAATCCCAGCATAA
- a CDS encoding phage tail assembly chaperone, with amino-acid sequence MSKKEIKKLTLTELMKNKEKYQVEADKKEQLYIERFGASITIRKPERSLCIEATEMAYDAERQDISDVHMVYNIVVEPNLKDPELQKEFGCVEPYDIVDKLFETGEIGKISGAAMDLAGFSSSVQRVAEVKN; translated from the coding sequence ATGAGTAAAAAGGAAATCAAAAAGCTAACACTTACTGAATTAATGAAGAATAAAGAGAAGTACCAGGTTGAAGCGGACAAAAAAGAACAACTTTATATTGAACGCTTTGGTGCTAGTATTACAATCAGAAAACCTGAGCGTTCTTTATGTATTGAAGCTACAGAAATGGCATATGACGCTGAAAGACAGGACATTAGTGATGTTCATATGGTTTATAACATTGTTGTAGAGCCGAATTTAAAAGACCCAGAGCTTCAAAAGGAATTTGGATGTGTAGAGCCTTATGACATTGTAGATAAGCTATTTGAGACTGGTGAAATTGGTAAAATTAGTGGTGCGGCAATGGACCTTGCCGGATTTAGCTCATCGGTACAAAGGGTAGCTGAAGTAAAAAACTAA